Genomic DNA from Ensifer adhaerens:
TCGTGGCCGTGGTAAACACGATGATCGGGCTGATCACGCCACCCTACGGCATTCTCCTCTTCGTCATCAATGCCATCACGCGCATCCCGCTTGCCGAAATCATCCGGGAGATCTGGGTCTTCATCGCCGCGCTCGTCTTTGCGCTGGTCGTCATGATCCTGTTTCCCGAACTGACGCTTTGGCTGCCGAAACTCTTCGGCTATGCCGGCTAATCATTATGGAGTCTCCCTTGAAACACACGGCTTCCGGCATCATTCCGGTCATGATCACGCCCTTCGGACCGGACGGCAGGATTGATTGGCAAGGCTACGAGCGACTGATCGAATGGTATATCGACAATGGCTCGCAAGCGCTCTTTGCCGTCTGCCAATCGTCGGAAATGCGCTTCCTGTCGCTTGAGGAGCGGGTGGAACTCTCGCGATTCACGGTGAAGACCGTCGCCGGACGCGTACCCGTCGTCTCCTCGGGGCACGTCGCCGACAGCCTGGAGGGTCAGATATCCGAACTCAACGCGATTGCAGATACCGGCCCCGACGCGGTGATCCTTGTGACAAACCGGCTCGCCTCGCCGGACGGAACTGCAGCAGATGTGCGCCGGGTCTTTGATGCGCTTCTTGCCGCGCTGCCCAAGGATATGCCGCTCGGCCTTTACGAATGCCCGGCACCCTATCGACGGCTTCTCAGTGATAACGAAATCGAGTTCTGCGCACAGAGCGGCCGCTTTGTCCTCTTGAAAGACGTGTCCTGCGATATCGAAGTCGTGAAGCGCCGCGTTGCTCTTTCTGCCGGTTCACCCCTGTTGATCTGCAACGCCAATGCCGCGATCGCCTATCCGGCGATGCAAGCCAGCAATGCCGGCTTCTGCGGTGTGATGAACAATTTTCACCCGGACCTCTACCGGTGGCTCCAGGACCACGGGCATAGGCATCCCGAGCTTGCAGCGGAGCTGTGCATCTTCCTCGTCCTTTCCGCCCAAACCGAGCCGATGGGCTATCCGAAGCTTGCGAAGTTTTTCCACAAACGTCTCGGGACCTTTGAGGGAACATCAAGCCGCGCAGCCGATTATGACATCCACGAGAAGTTTTGGGCGCTGGAGGCGGTGATAGACCAGATCGAGGCGGGTGCCGTTCTCTACAGGCGGAAAATCGCCGCGCTCGAAGCAACCGATCGGAAGAACTCACGATAGGTTCCGAAGAAGCGTGCAAGGTTTGGCCAGATGGCTGCTGCCCGTACGGATGCCCGGATGGGCGGAAAGCTGCGCGCCGATCTTGGTCTCGCCGGTGACGACATTCACCACTCCAGCCGGAAGGACCTCGTTCATCACCTCGACGAGGCGGATCGTCGACAGCGGCGACGGCTTGATGACGACGGTGTTCCCGGCTCGGATGGCGGGAATGAGGTGCCAGCAGGCAATCCCCGAGCAGCTGGAAAAGGCGGTCACGCCCAAGGCCCACTGGGCTCCTGAACACTCCGTCCAACCAGTCAGGGGCCACCTATCGCGCCGACAACTACCGCCCGTTGAACGAGCTTCTGTTTCACCATCCGCATGTCTGGCTGATGGTGGACGATAAGTGACCTGATCCGCCGGAGCTGTGCGCTTGCACGCGCTTCAGTACTCACCGAGTTCGGCAGCCTGGAATTGGATGGGTTGCAAGGGAGCCGTTGCAATCTTTGTCGCTTCGGCTTTGTCTATGCCCAGAATCGTCAGGACAAGGGTCGCGGTTCGTTCGGGCAGCGCTTCCATCAGTTTCGCCTCCTTTTCATCACCCATGGCGTCCAGCTCGGCCACGATGGCGCCGAGCACAGTCGCCCCGACGGAGATGAAGGTGACGAAGCTGTCGCTTGCCTGGAACCGTCCAATCTTGAGCCCCTGTGCAATATCCCGGTTCAGGCGACCGGCCAAGCCTCCACCGCCTCGCATGCTGCGCGAAGACATGCCTTCCCGCACCAGAAAGCGCCCCCAGAGCGGGTCTTCCTTGGCGCGGTTCATGGTGTGGCGAATACTGGCCGAAATAATCTCGGCGCTGTCCGACACGCTGTCCAGGCTCCGCTCGAGCGCGTCGGCGAAGGCCTCGAAAACCCAGTTGACGATGCAGGTGTAGATTTCCTCCTTGGAGGAAAAGTGATTGTAGAACGTGCCAAAACCGACATCGGCGGCTTCCGTGATTTCGTTGATGGCAACCGCCTCAAGACCCCGCTCGGCCATGAGGCTCATGGCTGCCCTGAGCAGCTTCGTGCGCGTCTCGCGCTTGCGCCTCTCGCCGCGCGGCGCCCGTTCCGAAGGCGGGCGTGCAGAGGCATCCGCATCTTCGCTGTCCGTGTCTCGCTCACGCATTTTCATTGTGTGCTCTATCTTGCGGTCCGGAACTCGGACAGTTGATTCTGACATATCCATCCCGCCCGCCGAAACCCGGCAAGTCAATGGTCAAGTTGCGCTTCCGCGCGCAAAGCGATGATACCGCTGACATTTCCGGTCACTTTATCGTCAGGTGGGGCAGCCGTTATTCTCTCGATTTTTGGATCTTTTCGGGCGCTTCCCCATCCCTGTTGACAAAAGGCGATTTCTGAACTGATATTATCATCAGTTTCGATAAATACATCCATTGTCGTTACGAGCTCGTGGGAGGAGCTTTCCAGATGAATATTCAAGTCGCGTCGCCTGTGGCGGCGGATGCGCTTTTGCGCGACCCTTCGCAGGTTGATGTTCTGGTGATCGGGCTGGGGCCGGTGGGAGCGGTCATGGCCATTCTGCTGGGACGACAGGGCATCAAGACGCTCGTTATCGACAAGGCTGCCGAGATTTTCCAAGCGCCCCGCGCTATCGCGCTGGACAATGAAGCACTGCGCATCCTTCAGCTGGCGGGTCTTGCGGAAGACGCCTTTGACACGATCGCGATCCCCTTCGTGCAGATGCGCTGCCCGATCGTGGGGGATTTTGCCCGTATCAACACGCTCGGCACCATCGACGGCTTCCCCAAGCAGGTGACTTTTTATCAGCCGCAGCTCGAAACCGTCCTGCGCAGCATTCTGCCCACCCTTCCCTCCGTGACCGTGGCTCTCGAAACGGAGCTTGTCGGCTTCACGGAGGATGCCAGCGGCCTGACCGGACATCTGCGCAGCGGCGACCGGAACTTCGATGTTCGGGCGCGTTTTCTCGTCGGCGCCGATGGCGCGGCATCGGTTGTCCGCCAGCTGATCGGCGAGCAGTTCGAAGGCAAGACCTATGCCGAGGACTGGCTGGTGGTTGACGCGCAGCGCGAGCCTCCCGGCATCGAGCACATCGAATTCCTCTGCGACCACAGGCGTCCGGTCCCTCACATGATCGCCCCCGGAAACCGCGAGCGGTGGGAGTTCATGCTGCGCAAGGGCGAGCGGCGCGAAGACGTCGAGCGCGAGGACAACGTGCGCAGGCTGCTCGGCCGTTGGGACAGCTCGGGCCAGATGGTGTTGGAGCGAAAGGCGGTCTACCGCTTTCACGCCCGCGTCGCTCGGCAGTTTTCCAAGGGCTCGGCTTTCCTGATCGGCGATGCCGCGCACATCACGCCGCCCTTCGTCGGCCAGGGTCTCGTTGCGGGCCTGCGCGATGCCGCCAACCTCAGCTGGAAACTCGCCTGGGCGGTCAAGGGTCTCGCCGGCCCGTCGATCCTGGACACCTACGACAAGGAACGCCGCCCGCATGCGATTTCGATGATCAATCTCGCGAAGCTGATGGGCAAGCTGATCATGCCGAGCAATGCCGCAATCGCCTTCCTCAACCACGGCCTCATGCGGGTCGTCCACTACATCCCTGTCATTCGCAATCTCCTCGAAGAGCTGGAGATCAAACCGCAGAACCGTTTCAAATCCGGCCTCTTTCAAAGATCCAAGTCCAGAACGAAGCTCATCTGCGGCGCACTGCTTCCGCAGGGATGGGTCCGCGCCCGCGACGGGCGCATTGCCCTCAGCGACGAAGGGCTCGGCTCCGGCTTCGCGCTGATCGGCTTCGGATGCGACCCCTGCGCAAAGCTCGACCCGGAGATGGCGCGACGCTTTGCGGCCATTGGCGGCAAGCCGATCCAGATCGCCTATCGCGGCCAGCGGCTCGGCCTGAGCTCCGATGACACCTACGAAGACCTCGAAGGCGCGTTTCTGCCGCGCGTTGCCAAGGCCGGCGCGGTCGCGATTGTCCGTCCCGACAGGATCGTGATGCATGCCGGCGCTGCCAGCGAAGTCACCCGGCTTGTGGCGGAATGCCTTGACCTGATGCTGGCGCCCGTTCGCGCCACTCCCGAATTCGCCTGATCCAAACCCTTTTCAAGAGACCGGAGACGCACGATGAAGCTCTCGACGCCCCAACCCACCCGTCACGCCACCCCCACGACCAGGGCCAGCGAACTGGCCTACCTGATCTTCGAGCGGCCCGATATTGCCAAGGCGGAAGCCTTTCTCATGGATTTCGGTCTTCTGCCTGCCAAGCGCGAGGAGAATGTCTCCTTCCTGCGCGGCACGGGTACGGCGGCCTGCTGCTATGTCATCCGCAAGTCGCAGACGCCACGCTTCGCCGGCTTTGGCCTGACGGTCGAGACAGAGGCTGAGCTGAACGCGCTGGCCGCCCTGCCAGAGGCAAACGGGCCCATCGTGCAATCCACCTATCCCGGCGGAGGCAGGCTTGTACGGCTCACCTGCCCTTCCGGCTTCGAGGTCCATGCGGTTTATGGCCGAACGCCCGTCGAGCCGCTGCCGCACCGGTCACCCTTGCAGTTCAACTCGGTGGACGGCATCACCCGGATCAACGAGACACAGAGGCTCCCGGTTTCGGCGCCCGAGATCATCAAGCTCGGCCATGTCGTGCTGGAGGTGCCGGACTATCAACGAACGGCCGCGTGGTACACGCGGCATTTCGGCTTCATCCCAACAGATATCCAGGTGTTCAAGGATGGCTCCCCGGCGGTCGCCTTCATGCGCGTTGATCGCGGCGAAACGCCGGTCGATCACCACACGCTGGTCCTGGCGCAGGGTGTCGTGCCGAAATACAGCCACAGTGCTTTCGAACTGATCGACCCGGACGCCGTGGCCATGGGGCAGCGGGTCCTGCGCGAGCGCCAATGGCATCACGCCTGGGGCATGGGGCGGCATCTGCTCGGCAGCCAGATCTTCGACTACTGGAGCGATCCCTGGGGTTGCCATCACGAACACTATTGCGATGGCGATCTCTTCACCGCCGACAATCCGACCGGCATCCACCCCGTGTCGCGGCAGGCCATGTCGCAATGGGGGCCGGAACTCCCGCGCAGCTTCACCAAGCCAAAGGTCACCATCGCCTTCCTGCGCAGCGTCATTCACAGCCTCCGCACCAGCCCCGACCTCACCTTCGGCAAGCTTCGGACGCTGATGAAGCTGTTCGGCTGATCCTTTGCACCCTCAAGACAGATTGGACCCGCCCCTATGGCTCTCAATGTCATTCGCTTCCAAATTCAGGGCGTCCCGCAATGGGGCGTCATCCGAAACGGGCAGATCACGCCCGTTCCGGGAGATTTTCCGACGACCGGAGCGTTCCTCGCCGCGCATACGGTTGAAACGCTGACGTCCCTTCAGGGCAATCCGATTTCCGAAGACAGCGTCGAACTCCTGTCACCCGTGACGGAGAACCAGCAGTTTCTCTGCCAGGGCGCCAACTACCGCCAGCACATGATCGAGTCGGGAATGAACCCCGACGACAAGCATTTCAACATGATCTTCACGAAGGCCCAATCCTGCATTTCTCCGGCCAATTGCGATGTCATCCGCCCAAGGCGCGTGGAGTTTCTCGACTACGAAATCGAGCTGGGTCTGGTGCTGAAGAAGAACATCACCGCTGCCTGCACCGTCCGCGACGACAATCTGCATGAGTGCGTCGCCGGTCTCGTCATCGTGAACGATTATTCCGCCCGCGATATCCAGATCCCGGAAATGCAGTTCTACAAGGGTAAGAGCTTCCGCACCTTTGGCCCAGTCGGTCCCTATCTCTGCCTGCTGGCGCGGGAGGAGATGAGCAAGCTTTACGACATGAACCTCACGCTCAGCGTCAATGGCGAGGTGCGCCAGCGCGACACGACCCGAAACCTCGTGAACCGACCGCCGGAAACCATTACGGAGCTTTCCGGCGTTCAGGACATGTTCATCGGTGACCTGATCGCGACGGGCACGCCAAGCGGCTGTGCGCTCAGCGTGCCCTCGCCCACCAGACAGAAGATCGCCGCGCTTCTGCCGCAGGCTGCGAAATGGAAGATGTTCATGAAAATCCAGGCACAACGGCCGCACTATCTGAAACCAGGCGACCGCGTGGAAGCGCGCATCGTGAGTGCAGATGGCTCGATCGACCTTGGCGTCCAGCGCAATCGTATCGTGGGAGGCGCATGATGACCGGGATCACAGGACTGCATGACATCGAAACGGTCGAACAGGATGGACTCCTCGCAACCGCGCCCGCCAGCACCTACGAGCTGATCCGCAGAAGCGCTGAAAAGCATGCCGATTTGCCGGCACTCAGCTTCTTCCTAAGCGTTGAGGCCCATCGGGCACCAGAGCGCTGGACCTATGCGGAACTGCTGCGTGACATCAATAGGACGGCCAACATGTTTGCGCGTATGGGCGCGGACAAGGATACAGTGATCGCCTATATCCTGCCGAACCTGCCGGAAACGCATTTCGTCATCTGGGGCGGCGAAGCAACCGGCATCGTGATGGCCATCAATCCGTTGCTGGAAGGACCTTCCATCGCGGAGCTTCTGAGTGAAGCGGGCGCGACCGTCCTCGTCACGCTCGCGCCCTTTCCCGGAGCCGATCTCTGGCAGAAGGTACAGCCGATCCTCGCAGACGTTCCGAGCCTGAAAGATCTCGTCCTTGTCGATCTCGCAAACCATGTACCAGGCATGAAGGGCATGTCCGTCGAAGGCGTTCCGGACCATATCCGCCTGCACGACTTCCAGACCGCAATGCAGGCGGAAAGCGGCGATGGCTTCATGGCCCCGCGCGCGATCGGCAGCGCGGACAAATCCTCGTTCTTCTGCACCGGCGGAACAACGGGCGCGCCGAAGATTGCGATGCGCCGGCATGGCAACGAGGTCGCCAATGCCCTGATGAACGCCATCGTCTTCGGCGCCTCGATGGGGCCGGGCAAGGTGATCTTCTGCGGCCTACCGCTTTTCCACGTCAACGGTGCGATGGTGACGGGCCTCGTGCCCTTTTCGCAAGGCGCGCATGTCATCCTTGGAACGCCGCAAGGCTATCGCGGCGCAGATGTCGTGAAGCGCTTCTGGGAACTGGTGAGCGTCCACCGGATCAACTTCTTCAGTGGGGTGCCGACGCTCTATTCGTCGCTTCTGGATGTGCCGACCGGCGAGCACGACATCAGTTCGCTGGAATTCGGGATCTGCGGCGCAGCCCCCATGCCCGTCGAAGTATTTCGCACGTTCGAGGCGCGCACGGGCCTGCGCATTCTCGAAGGTTACGGACTGACAGAAGGCACCTGCGTCAGCAGCGTCAATCCGCCCGGCGGCGAACGCCGGCTCGGCTCGATCGGCATCCGCCTGCCGGGGCAGAAGATGAAGGCCGTCGTTCTGGACGAAGCGGGGCGTTATCTGCGCGATTGCGCGCCGGATGAAGCGGGTCTCATCGTCATTTCCGGCCCCAATGTCTTCGACGGCTATCTTCAGCCGGAACACAACAGGGGGCTCTGGATCGATCTCGGCGATCGCGAAAAATGGCTGAACACAGGCGATCTCGGACGCGCGGATGCGGATGGCTATTTCTGGCTGACGGGACGCAAGAAGGACATCATCATTCGCGGTGGCCATAACATCGATCCCTCCGTCATCGAGGAAGCGCTGCACCGCCATCCCGACGTTCACCTTGCCGCGGCTGTCGGCCGGCCGGACGCCTATGCAGGAGAGGTTCCCGTCGCCTATGTCCAGTTGAAGAATGGGGCTAGGCATGACGAAAGCAGCCTTCTCGCCTTCACCCACACCGCGATTAGCGAAAGGGCCGCAGTGCCAAAGCACATCGCCATCATCGGCGCGATGCCGTTGACGGGCGTCGGCAAGATCTTCAAGCCGGAGCTGCGACGACGCGAGATTGGCTCCGCCATCCATGACGAACTCGCAAAGGCGGGCATTGAAGCGTCCGTTCAGGTGGAAGATAGCCAGGCTCGGGGCATTGCCTTGTCGGTGCAGATTGGCGATTCGTCCAAACATGCCGACGCAAGTGGGATTATCGGGCGCTTCCCGTTCATCTTTTCCATCACCTGAACTCCGGTGCATCGGGTGGAGCCGCTAGCGCGCTTTTGGACAGCGCGGAAGTAGATCAATCGAAAGGGCAATCCCGCAAGCCAGCCTCCTCGGGGTTGCCACATGAGCTGGCTCGATTGATGTTTCGGATCCGTTGAAGCGCAAACACCCACCCGGCCCCGCAATGTCCGCTGCGGGACCGTTAAGCATGCGCCCGGCTCTTATCCATTGATCGCCTTCACCGCGGTCGGGAGGACTGGAGCCCGATCTGCCTTTAGTGGCCACCATAAAACGCTGCCTGCTGTGCCTGGGCGTTTCGATCTGATCGACCAACGTAAGGTGGAGTCCGTGGTCCTGCCGCCATGAAGATGGCCGCCCTGCACGACTTCGCGATGCGTGCCGACCGTCACCAGCATTTGCGGCACGCCGAAGCCCGCAAACGACTGCATCTGACAGATTCTCGTACCGATCCGGGCATTGGCCCGCAGTCGACCTACATGCAAATCACGGCTTGACTGCATTATGAACTAACTGGTACAAACATTCCAGCAGCGGCGAATGGGAGATATTCGCCGATGTGGGAGGATGCCGGGGCGCGGAGCGTAGACGAGACAGTCGGAGCTTCGATCCTGATGCAGCCACGGCACTGGGAGAGAAGCATGTCCTATAGTTTGGATTTTTCGGCGGTTTTCGCGCATTTGCCCGAGCTGCTGATCGCATGCCTCGCGACAATCGGGTTGGCGATTGCCGGGATGTCGCTCGCCACCGTGATCGGCGTTCTGGGTGTGATCGCCCGGCGATCGCGCTTCGCCTGGTTGCGTGCACTGGTTATCGGCTTCGTCGAAATTATCCGCAACACGCCCTTCCTCGTCCAGATCTTCTTCATCTTCTTCGCGCTCCCGCAGCTCGGCGTTCGACTCAACCCGACGGCCACGGCGATCATTGCTCTGGCACTCAACGGCGGGGCCTATGCCATCGAGATCATTCGCGGCGGGGTGGACGCCATCCCCAAGGGGCAGATCGAGGCCGGGCTGGCGCTGGGCCTGCATAAGGCGCAGATTTTCCGCTTCATCGTGCTGAAGCCGGCGCTGCGCACCGTCTATCCGTCGCTTACCAGCCAATTCATCATGCTGACGCTGACGACTTCGGTCTGTACGTCAATTGCCGCTTACGAGCTGACGTCGGTCGCGCAGAAGATCGAGGCGGACACGTTCCGCTCCTTCGAGGTCTATTTCTCGATCACGATCCTTTATCTGATCATTTCGTCGCTGATGATGGGCGTTTTTGCCCTCATTTCCCGCCTTTCCTTCAGCTATCCGGTCAAGTGAGGCGCGCAGCATGGCAACCATCGGCTTCAACGAAATCTACTTCCTGCTGCAGGGTCTCAAATGGACCCTTGCCCTCACCGTCATCGGCTTTGTTGGCGGCGGCATCGTCGGCCTTCTCGTGGCACTCGCCCGCACGGCAGACAGCAAGGTCCTGCAAAGGGCGACGACCGGCTATATCGCGATCTTCCAGGGCACGCCGCTGCTCATGCAGCTCTTCGTCGTCTATTATGGCGTGGCGTTGGTCGGCCTCAATATCGATGCATGGCTTGCCGTTGCGATTGCCTTCACGCTCCATGCCAGCGCCTATCTCGGCGAGATCTGGCGCGGCGGCATCCAGGCCGTGCCAAAGGGGCAGACGGAAGCGGCCAAGGCGCTGGGCCTGCACTATGTCTCGCGCATCAAGGACGTCATCCTGCCGCAGGCACTGAAGATCTCGCTACCCGCCACGATCGGCTTCCTCGTCCAGCTGATCAAGGGCACGTCGCTCGCCGCCATTGTCGGATTTGTCGAATTGTCGCGCGCCGGCCAGATCGTCTCCAACCAGACGTTCCGCCCACTTACCGTCTTCGCCATCGTCGGCCTGATCTATTTTCTCATCTGCTGGCCGCTATCTCTCTGGGGCGCCCGCACAGAACGCCGGCTTCAGACCGCAGCCCGCTAGTATCCAAATCATGAGCTTTTTAAGGAGGAGCAAGTCTATGAAACACCTGAACACCATCAAGCGCCGGAGCCTTCTGGCCCTTGCCGCTGCAGCGATTGCCGCGTTTCCGGCCCTGCATGCCAGCGATGCCTTCGCCGGCACGTTGGCCGATGCAAAGAAGGCCGGCAAGGTCGTGATCGGCATTCAGGGCGACAATTCGCCTTGGGGCTTTGTCAATTCCAGCGGCGTGCAGGACGGTCTCGACGCCGATATCGGCAAGGCCTTTGCCGAATCCCTCGGTCTGAAGGCCGAATTCGTGCCGCTGGCAGTGGCCAACCGCATTCCCGCACTCATGACCGGCAAAGTCGATGTGCTCTTCGCTACGATGGGCATGACCCCCGAGCGCGCCAAGACAATCCAGTATTCGAAGCCCTATGCCGGCAACGTTCTGTCGGTCTATGGCCCGAAGGACAAGAAGATCGCAGGCTACGACGATCTGAAGGGCATGAATGTCGGCGTTCCGAAGTCGAGCGCCATGGATACGTCGCTGACAGCCGGCGCCAAGACGGCCAACATCCTGCGTTTCGACGATGATGCCGCCAACATCCAGGCGCTGCTTGCCGGCCAGGTCGAAGCCATCGGCGGCAACCAGTTCTATGGCGACCGCCTGAACGCCGCGGCTCCGGGCAAGTATGAATCGAAGTTCGACCTCACGACGCTTTATAACGGCGCCGGCACCCGTCCGGGCGAGAAGGACTGGAACGAGGCCATCAACACCTTCATCGACAAGATCAAGGCTGACGGAACGCTCGCAAAAATCTACGCCAAGTGGATGAAGCGCGACGTTCCGTCATTCCCGGACTCGATGCCCGACGTCCCGTTCAGCGTGAAGTAAGGGGGTAGCCATGCCGCAGACCAACGCAAGCCAGACGCCACTCATCGCCATGGAAGGCGTTGGCAAGTGGTATGGCGCCTACCACGCACTCCGGAACGTGAACATTCAGGTTGCAAAGGGCGAGAAGATCGTCCTTTGCGGCCCCTCCGGCTCGGGCAAGTCCACGCTCATCCGCTGCATCAACCATCTGGAGGAAATCCAGGAGGGCAAGATCACGGTCGAGGGAACGACTTTGACCGGTTCGGCAAGCGCAATCGACGCCGTGCGCCGCGAGGTGGGGATGGTGTTCCAGAGCTTCAATCTCTTTCCACACATGACCATTCTGGAAAACTGCACGCTCGCGCCGATGCGGGTGAAGAAGGTCTCCAAGGCGGACGCCGAAGCCACCGCCCGCAAATATCTGGAACGCGTGCGCATCGTCGACCAGGCCCACAAATATCCGGCCCAGCTTTCGGGCGGCCAGCAGCAGCGCGCCGCGATTGCCCGCGCACTCTGCATGGAGCCGAAGGCGATGCTCTTCGACGAGCCGACCTCGGCGCTCGATCCGGAAATGGTCAAGGAAGTGCTGGATACGATGATTGGCCTTGCCCGTGACGGCATGACGATGATCTGCGTGACGCACGAAATGGGTTTTGCCCGCCAGGTCGCAGACCGCGTCATCTTCATGGCTTCGGGCGAGATCATCGAGGAAGCGCCACCGGAAGAGTTCTTCAGCAACCCCCAGCACCAGCGCACGCGCGCATTCCTGGGCGAAATTCTCGCCCATCACTAAGTCGCAGCGTTCGCCGCTTTTTTTTAAAATTCCAAACCGCGAAACGGGTTCGGACCATGACATCGCAAACGACTTATCGCGTCGGCCTGATCGGCGCAGGGATACAGCTTTCCAAATCGCCGGCGCTTCACATGCATGAAGGTGCGGCACACGGGCTCGACTATGTCTACGAGCTGGTCGACATCACCGCCCGCGGGCTCACGGAAAGCGCGTTGCCTGAGCTAGTTGCGGAGCTTCAGGCGCGCGGCTTTGCCGGCACCAACATCACGCATCCGTTCAAGCAGGCGGTGATCCCGCTGCTCGATGAACTCTCGGAAGATGCGCGCATGCTGGGCGCGGTCAACACCGTCGTCTTCAGGGACGGCAAGCGTATCGGCCACAATACCGATTGGTACGGCTTCTATGAAAACTTCGCGCAGGGCCTGCCGGATGTGCGGCGTTCAAGTGTCCTTCTGGCCGGTGCCGGTGGCGCGGGCGTCGCGGTTGCGCACGCGCTGCTGAAGCTGAATGTCCAGCATCTCGACATTCTCGACCAGGATCAGGCTCGTGCGCGACGCCTTGCCGACGATCTCAATCGCCGCTTCGGCGCCGAACGCGCCTTCGCGGTGGCCGAAGCAAACGCCTCGCTACCACACGCCGACGGTTTCGTGAACGCGACTCCCGTCGGCATGCTTGCGCATCCCGGTATCCCAATTGACCCCGCGCTTCTGGAAGCGCGGCATTGGGTCGCCGACATCGTCTATGTGCCGCTTGAGACAAAGCTGCTTGCAACCGCAAAGGCCAAGGGGTGCCGCGTTCTGCCGGGTGGCGGCATGACGGTCTTTCAGGCCGTCGGTGCGTTCCGGCTCTTCTGCGGCCGCGAGCCCGATGCGGCGCGCATGAGCGCCGACTTCCTCAAGCTCTGTGCCGCCGACAAGGCGGCCTGACAGGAGAGTGGGCGATGAGCCTTACGAATGGTCAGCAGGGATAGCGTCGAGATGATCCGGACGAAGGACATAGCGCAGCACCATATCCGCGACGTGGCGGGACAGTCTGTGCTGGCCTTCGTCGGTAAACAGATCGCCGCCGAAGATCAGCGAGAAGGTCGCGCTGTTCGATACGTTGAAGAAGGAGAGCGCGCTGATCTGCCAGTGGAGTTCCAGCGGCGTGAGACCCTCGCGGAAAAGCCTCTCCGCCTGACCGCGCCGCAGCACCTTTTCCAGCTCCTCGATCGCCGGCTGGTTCAGGTCGCGGATCGTCTTCGACATCTGCATGTGCCGGCCGTGGTGAATGTTTTCGACCATGACCATGCGGATGAAGTCCGGGTTGGCGCGATGGTGGTCGAAGGTGAATCGGCAGAGCTTGTCGAGGGCCGCGATCGGATCGAGCCCTTCCAGTTCCAGATCGTGTTCGCCGCCGCGTACCTTGCCATAGGCCTCTTCCAGCACGCGCTGGTAAAGCCCTTCCTTGTCGCCGAAATAGTAATAGATCATGCGCTTGGAGGTTTTCGTCCGCGCCGCGATCTCGTCGATGCGCGCGCCAGAAAGCCCGTTCTGCGAAAACTCCTCCATCGCCACCGTCAGGATGTCGCGGCGTACACCTTCGGGGTCCCGGACAGAAGGCTTGGCCTCCTTCGATTTGGTCGCCTCGGTTGCTTCTCTCATCAACTCTCCCCCCGAAGCCGCACAAATGTCGGCTTCGTCTCCTAATTAACCAAACAGTACATAACGCAGGAAAGGATGGCAATATGGCATATCGCGATACCCGCCGGGCGCCGGCCGCAATGCAG
This window encodes:
- a CDS encoding transcriptional regulator, TetR family produces the protein MREATEATKSKEAKPSVRDPEGVRRDILTVAMEEFSQNGLSGARIDEIAARTKTSKRMIYYYFGDKEGLYQRVLEEAYGKVRGGEHDLELEGLDPIAALDKLCRFTFDHHRANPDFIRMVMVENIHHGRHMQMSKTIRDLNQPAIEELEKVLRRGQAERLFREGLTPLELHWQISALSFFNVSNSATFSLIFGGDLFTDEGQHRLSRHVADMVLRYVLRPDHLDAIPADHS